One window from the genome of Hydractinia symbiolongicarpus strain clone_291-10 chromosome 1, HSymV2.1, whole genome shotgun sequence encodes:
- the LOC130645273 gene encoding uncharacterized protein LOC130645273, with translation MRRNSDYQRLLIEDDEAEKRSPITALLKPFLKKDTSPNNDYDLELDQYLPLPNEEASDNDFFVEYVYFPKEIGKRQVRCKGELNQQRLDLTAAKIKLNLMFANPVTIKEILRIELQVHRANSVPNHINLFTGYATLDKDRTRFFQQEAGTNEIVVISDLDSVYTVEGKKVYELSKTTAKYNEFEVLIHVYFHNGAKSSFGTQKFIVVGNKAEQTGIKRHASSPQDDVNDRTLPRSNKYFRDPSLTENFPHVQKLVTDMIEAKQGKFDRIYANTIIKSGNGDIAYHFKLKDQFSNEDFGEGEVIGFTVDRLGHVVIQKLTLHNAKDVFLMGVVTNSQYLECNFKQEGRTATICMLGLVKVKVVGSVYQGEGLYASPDLPGATVSQHHIEKRQQEEHQHALIGHAFQKIECEDNKEHSVQALVSIVDCASHNLMQSKLSGLESRLKVDMSNKFERNKRNSRTRCCCITGLGIFITLLAILLYQITVPGSAYKLWLCRKGSTGTSKYWYWLQGNEFKGVEFGGCEEVWKRAIGRFHNAPKQQHFHQQHQCLNGTFHYYINLDSCAGKINPGARYVFAIDRDCSRVWQFDEKLGSWKRDEKVCSTPKCNVKCSFTSTTAPSTETCDIDESCKRDTLNNTSKSKVKQGENSLNKM, from the exons ATGAGAAGAAACAGTGATTATCAACGATTGTTGATTGAGGATGATGAAGCGGAGAAAAGATCACCAATTACGGCTTTGTTAAAACCATTCTTGAAAAAAG ACACATCGCCTAACAACGATTACGATTTAGAATTAGATCAATACCTTCCTCTCCCGAACGAAGAGGCATCGGATAACGATTTCTTTGTGGAATATGTTTACTTTCCTAAGGAGATTGGAAAAAGACAG GTGCGGTGCAAGGGTGAACTAAATCAACAACGACTAGATCTAACTGCTGCTAAGATAAAACTGAATCTCATGTTTGCAAATCCAGTGACCATTAAAGAAATCTTGCGTATTGAATTACAAGTACACCGAGCAAATTCTGTTCCCAATCATATTAACCTTTTCACTGGATATGCAACTCTCGACAAAGATCGGACAAGATTTTTTCAACAGGAAGCCGGTACGAACGAG ATTGTTGTGATTTCTGATCTTGACAGTGTTTATACAGTGGAGGGGAAGAAAGTTTACGAACTTTCAAAAACCACCGCCAAATATAACGAATTTGAAGTGCTCATCCATGTTTATTTTCACAATGGAGCCAAATCATCGTTTGGAACCCAAAAATTCATTGTTGTCGGCAATA AAGCGGAGCAAACTGGCATTAAGCGTCACGCTTCGTCACCACAAGACGATGTAAATGACAGAACGCTACCACGAAGCAACAAGTATTTTAGGGACCCAAGCTTAACAG AAAACTTCCCACATGTACAAAAGCTAGTGACGGATATGATTGAGGCAAAACAAGGAAAATTCGATAGAATATACGCCAATACGATCATAAAGTCCGGCAATGGAGACATCGCCTACCATTTTAAGTTGAAAGATCAATTTAGCAATGAAGACTTCGGCGAAG GGGAAGTGATCGGTTTTACTGTCGACCGTCTTGGTCACGTTGTTATACAAAAGTTAACTTTACACAATGCAAAAGATGTCTTTCTGATGGGCGTGGTGACGAACTCGCAGTATTTAGAATGCAACTTTAAGCAAGAAG GTAGAACTGCAACGATATGCATGCTGGGATTAGTGAAAGTGAAAGTTGTTGGTTCAGTCTACCAGGGGGAAGGACTCTATGCTTCCCCTGATCTCCCAGGGGCAACCGTGTCTCAACATCACATAGAAAAGAGGCAACAAGAAGAGCACCAACACGCACTGATTGGGCATGCATTTCAGAAAATAGAGTGCGAGGATAATAAA GAGCACTCCGTACAAGCACTGGTATCAATAGTTGATTGTGCTAGTCATAATTTGATGCAAAGTAAACTGAGCGGATTGGAATCCAGGCTAAAGGTTGATATGTCaaacaaatttgaaagaaacaaaagaaatagcAGGACAC GCTGCTGTTGCATCACGGGACTAGGGATTTTCATAACTTTACTAGCGATCTTACTATATCAAATCACCGTACCAGGCAGCGCATACAAATTATGGCTTTGCAGAAAAGGCTCCACTGGCACATCAAAATACTGGTATTGGCTTCAG GGCAATGAATTTAAAGGCGTAGAATTCGGCGGATGTGAGGAAGTATGGAAAAGAGCGATTGGTCGTTTTCATAACGCGCCAAAGCAGCAACATTTTCATCAACAACATCAATGTTTGAACG GTACGtttcattattatataaatctCGATTCGTGTGCTGGTAAGATCAATCCAGGCGCTCGCTATGTTTTTGCAATTGACCGCGATTGTTCGCGAGTTTGGCAATTTGACGAGAAACTCGGAAGCTGGAAGAGAGATGAGAAAGTTTGTAGTACTCCAAAATGTAACGTTAAATGTTCGTTCACAAGTACCACAGCACCGTCAACAGAGACATGCGATATTGACGAATCCTGTAAAAGGGATACCCTAAACAATACGTCCAAGTCCAAGGTAAAACAAGGCGAAAATAGTTTAAATAAGATGTAA